In the genome of Enterobacteriaceae endosymbiont of Donacia marginata, one region contains:
- the infC gene encoding translation initiation factor IF-3 has protein sequence MKIGKKTIQFSRPNKINQNIRSKIVRLIGLNGDQIGIISLKEALIKAENTGFDLVEISPNSEPPVCRIMDYGKFLYTKNKASKEQKKKQKIIHLKEIKFRPGTDIGDYKVKLRNLIRFLKKGDKIKVTLRFRGREMMHTKLGFSMLNRIKNDLAKFAIVESFPSKVESRQIIMILIPKK, from the coding sequence ATTAAAATTGGAAAAAAAACCATACAATTTTCTCGACCTAATAAAATTAATCAAAATATTAGGAGCAAAATTGTAAGATTAATAGGATTAAATGGTGACCAAATTGGTATAATTAGTTTAAAAGAAGCTTTAATAAAAGCAGAAAATACAGGATTTGATTTAGTTGAAATTAGTCCTAATTCTGAACCTCCTGTTTGTCGTATTATGGATTATGGTAAATTTTTATATACAAAAAATAAAGCTTCTAAAGAACAAAAAAAAAAACAAAAAATAATCCATTTAAAAGAAATTAAATTTCGTCCTGGTACAGATATAGGAGATTATAAAGTAAAATTACGTAATTTAATTCGTTTTTTAAAAAAAGGAGATAAAATAAAAGTTACTCTCAGATTTAGAGGAAGAGAAATGATGCATACTAAATTAGGATTTTCTATGTTAAATCGTATAAAAAATGATTTAGCTAAATTTGCTATAGTAGAATCCTTTCCATCCAAAGTCGAAAGTAGACAAATCATAATGATTCTAATACCAAAAAAATAA
- the rpmI gene encoding 50S ribosomal protein L35: MSKLKTVRSAAKRFKKTGTGLFKHKQANSRHLLTKKNKKKKRFLRQKKIVKKGDSYSLKICLPYL, encoded by the coding sequence ATGAGTAAATTAAAAACAGTACGTAGTGCTGCAAAACGTTTTAAAAAAACGGGTACTGGTCTTTTTAAACATAAACAAGCTAATTCAAGACATTTATTAACTAAAAAAAACAAAAAAAAAAAAAGATTTTTAAGACAAAAAAAAATAGTTAAAAAAGGAGATTCATATTCATTAAAAATCTGTTTACCTTATTTATAA
- the rplT gene encoding 50S ribosomal protein L20, with the protein MVRIKRGVTAKARHKKIIKQAKGYYGARSRTYRSAFQAVIKSGQYAYRDRKQKKRKFRQLWIMKINAAARQKNISYNYLIYKLKKNNININRKMLANMAMFDNLSFNKLINFSNN; encoded by the coding sequence ATGGTAAGAATTAAACGCGGAGTAACAGCAAAAGCAAGACATAAAAAAATAATAAAACAAGCTAAAGGATATTATGGAGCAAGATCTCGGACTTATCGATCTGCTTTTCAAGCAGTAATTAAATCAGGACAATATGCTTATAGAGATAGAAAACAAAAAAAAAGAAAATTTCGACAATTATGGATTATGAAAATTAATGCAGCAGCTCGTCAAAAAAATATATCTTATAATTATTTAATATATAAATTAAAAAAAAATAATATTAATATTAATAGAAAAATGTTAGCTAACATGGCTATGTTTGATAATTTATCCTTTAATAAATTAATAAATTTTTCGAATAATTAA
- the pheS gene encoding phenylalanine--tRNA ligase subunit alpha, with amino-acid sequence MRISYMISDDIVIIIKKEIYAVKDINELNILKIKYLGKKGYITKQFLLIKTLKKEEKINKCIILNKQKKKIKEIIKKRQKEIEIEKNNKKLLNQKVDISLPGKYIKIGSEHPIKNIINKIENFFIKIGFEIVVGPEIEDVYHNFDALNIPKYHPIRTEQDTFWLNKNILLRTQTSNIQIRIMKKSKPPIRILTSGKVYRNDYDRNHTPMFHQIEGLFIDKKVTFTDLKGILVLFLNFFFGKKCKIRFRPSYFPFTEPSLEVDILNQKKQWIEILGAGMVHPNVLKNVKINPSKYYGYAFGIGVERLAMLHYNIHDIRLFYENDIRFLKQFKFNNFI; translated from the coding sequence ATGAGAATATCATATATGATATCTGATGATATAGTTATTATTATAAAAAAAGAAATTTATGCAGTAAAAGATATTAATGAATTAAATATATTAAAAATTAAATATTTAGGTAAAAAAGGATATATTACAAAACAGTTTCTATTAATAAAAACCTTAAAAAAAGAAGAAAAAATTAATAAATGTATTATTTTAAATAAACAAAAAAAGAAAATAAAAGAAATAATAAAAAAACGTCAAAAAGAAATAGAAATAGAAAAAAATAATAAAAAACTTTTAAATCAAAAAGTTGATATTTCATTACCTGGAAAATATATTAAAATAGGATCTGAACATCCTATAAAAAATATAATTAATAAAATTGAAAATTTTTTTATAAAAATTGGTTTTGAAATAGTTGTAGGGCCAGAAATAGAAGATGTTTATCATAATTTTGATGCATTAAATATTCCAAAATATCATCCTATAAGAACAGAACAAGACACATTTTGGTTAAATAAAAATATATTATTACGTACTCAAACTTCTAATATTCAAATTAGAATAATGAAAAAATCAAAACCACCTATACGTATATTAACTTCTGGTAAAGTATATCGTAATGATTACGATCGTAACCATACTCCAATGTTTCATCAAATAGAAGGATTATTTATTGATAAAAAAGTAACATTTACTGATCTAAAAGGTATATTAGTATTATTTTTAAACTTTTTTTTTGGTAAAAAATGCAAAATACGTTTTAGACCTTCTTATTTTCCTTTTACAGAACCTTCTTTAGAAGTAGATATTTTAAATCAAAAAAAACAATGGATAGAAATATTAGGAGCAGGAATGGTACATCCTAATGTATTAAAAAATGTTAAAATAAATCCTTCTAAATATTATGGATATGCTTTTGGAATAGGAGTAGAAAGGTTAGCTATGTTACATTATAATATTCATGATATCCGCCTATTTTATGAAAATGATATACGTTTTCTTAAACAATTTAAATTCAATAATTTTATATGA